One genomic window of Biomphalaria glabrata chromosome 9, xgBioGlab47.1, whole genome shotgun sequence includes the following:
- the LOC106059779 gene encoding uncharacterized protein LOC106059779, whose amino-acid sequence MSRMKKESCIVFALFVCSTLIHLAQAQLYVAEGYFVVEDETVQKYVRDIPGSASPATKRAQAITELNKDIVYILTEVNTLLGSLAMYGVNVEVRIKKLDILSSNIIPSSALLPGTENVAPSENAMATFENWLVAQNSYNTLQYDFAYFWTGYDLRGDTDEEGRTHTGTICNSPYDISMSEFDRTYITALVTAQQISQLLGSQHAGVYSSGENRWLFSSAVAGDIKTKLTTLSPNCLLVTSATSTKPFVEVYEYDGHILNPDITCQRRLNFSSSYMCTGWHLYHDLATGGDRVCSTIYCNEKDTTYCSQVVTPEGMICESGKRCRHGSCVVDIHTPTNIDPMCVFGDQSKISIGNFTGTCHEYIRMFSARVCYDSFIDQVCCMSCKGHHTGRTGCEYGDRNDNCHAYPSSICSDAQNQYACCDFCSVVVGKRVIEKPKTFHIGQGLRVANLSRVEPTEEITKK is encoded by the exons atgtCAAGGATGAAGAAGGAAAGTTGTATTGTGTTTGCGCTGTTTGTTTGTTCCACTTTGATTCATTTGGCGCAAG CGCAACTGTATGTGGCGGAAGGATATTTTGTTGTTGAGGATGAAACAGTCCAAAA ATACGTACGTGACATACCCGGATCAGCCAGTCCGGCAACAAAGAGAGCACAAGCCATAACTGAGCTCAACAAAGATATTGTCTACATTTTGACTGAG GTCAATACATTGCTCGGATCATTGGCGATGTACGGAGTCAATGTGGAAGTTCGCATTAAGAAACTTGATATTCTG agtTCCAATATTATTCCTTCCAGTGCTCTTCTACCTGGCACAGAAAATGTTGCACCGTCAGAAAATGCAATGGCGACATTCGAAAATTGGCTTGTGGCGCAAAATTCCTACAATACTTTACAATAcgactttgcttatttttggACAGG GTATGATCTACGTGGCGATACTGACGAGGAAG gtagaACACATACAGGGACAATCTGTAACTCACCATATGATATCAGTATGTCAGAGTTTGACAGGACTTACATCACAGCGCTGGTCACGGCTCAACAGATAAGTCAATT ACTTGGCTCGCAACACGCTGGTGTGTACTCAAGCGGTGAGAATCGTTGGTTATTCTCAAGTGCTGTTGCTGGTGATATTAAAACTAAACTGACAACTCTCTC GCCTAATTGTCTCCTGGTAACTAGCGCGACGTCAACGAAACCATTCGTAGAAGTGTATGAATACGACGGACATATCCTGAACCCTGACATCACGTGCCAGAGACGTTTGAACTTCTCCAGTTCTTACATGTGCACT GGATGGCATTTATACCATGACCTGGCCACTGGTGGTGATAGGGTGTGCTCAACCATCTATTGTAACGAAAAGGACACAACCTATTGCTCACAAGTTGTAACCCCAGAGGGCATGATATGCGAATCAGGAAAG AGATGTCGACACGGTAGCTGTGTTGTTGACATACATACTCCAACAAACATAGATC CAATGTGTGTTTTTGGTGATCAGAGTAAAATATCAATTGGTAACTTCACTGGGACATGCCATGAGTATATAAGAATGTTCAGTGCCAGAGTCTGTTACGACAGTTTTATCGATCAAGTCTGTTGTATGTCGTGCAAGGGTCATCACACAGGGCGTACTG GTTGTGAATATGGTGACAGGAACGATAATTGCCACGCCTACCCTTCATCGATTTGTTCTGATGCACAGAATCAATATGCATGCTGTGATTTCTGCTC AGTGGTGGTCGGAAAACGTGTGATTGAGAAGCCTAAGACATTTCACATAGGTCAGGGACTTAGGGTTGCCAACTTATCGAGAGTAGAACCAACTGAAGAAATCACCAAAAAGTGA
- the LOC129928446 gene encoding uncharacterized protein LOC129928446: MNTESQAQSKAAEAHLQKHVSTCKKNPGHTSFTPILLFSLEHLPESHQDLNVYNLIKAQSDLTVRVHVDMISPHRPTFWPGTDKSYPGHNTRGEATNSLTGSGVISAVVQFTDTFYTYIDTPWKMQCWCSSCEVSGSPSNVWWEFEVLTAAHVVFDQHEAEHTVLRLFYDAEDSPKVTVDKVKVQVVNIRRDFCKLKGITCDQNLAEKLMHHWENFLYFWEKVNKKYKRSRDIFRLTIIVSHPHGCSKQVSVGHWKKKVKLDRKNFTKFAYTTSTCPGSSGALVHCVGYSRAWWWDQLVHRESDLLGYNISNIAQVL; encoded by the exons ATGAACACTGAAAGCCAAG CTCAAAGTAAAGCCGCAGAAGCCCACCTTCAGAAACATGTTTCTACTTGTAAGAAAAACCCAGGCCACACAAGCTTTACACCTATTTTACTGTTTTCTTTAGAGCATCTACCAGAAAGTCACCAAGACCTAAACGTGTACAATTTAATAAAGGCTCAGTCTGACCTTACGGTGCGAGTCCACGTCGACATGATCAGTCCCCACAGACCTACGTTTTGGCCAGGGACAGATAAATCCTATCCTGGTCATAACACGAGAGGGGAAGCGACAAACTCCCTTACAGGAAGTGGGGTGATCAGTGCCGTGGTACAGTTCACGGACACCTTCTATACCTACATAGACACGCCATGGAAGATGCAATGCTGGTGCTCCTCCTGTGAAGTGTCTGGCTCGCCCAGCAATGTCTGGTGGGAGTTTGAAGTGCTCACTGCTGCCCACGTCGTGTTTGACCAACACGAAGCCGAGCACACAGTCCTAAGATTATTTTACGACGCTGAAGATAGTCCTAAAGTCACTGTAGATAAGGTCAAAGTTCAAGTTGTGAACATCCGTCGAGACTTCTGCAAATTGAAAGGCATAACATGCGATCAAAATTTGGCAGAGAAGCTAATGCACCATTGGGAgaatttcctttatttctgggaaaaagtgaataaaaaatataagagGTCCAGAGACATTTTCAGGTTGACAATCATAGTATCACATCCGCATGGCTGTTCCAAGCAAGTCAGTGTAGGCCACTGGAAGAAAAAAGTCAAGTTAGATCGAAAGAACTTTACAAAATTTGCCTACACCACAAGTACATGTCCAGGAAGTAGTGGAGCCCTAGTACATTGTGTAGGATACAGTAGAGCCTGGTGGTGGGACCAGCTCGTCCATAGAGAAAGTGATCTGTTAGGATATAATATTAGTAACATCGCTCAAGTGTTGTAA